A single Mangrovimonas sp. YM274 DNA region contains:
- a CDS encoding outer membrane beta-barrel protein, giving the protein MKTLQDSSNLKKRNYGKPFKLLFAMFLFSCFSHNALAQDLIGYGLKGGLNYSTNGEYFEAASLSYKSPDRNIGFHFGLFGKIGGRLYFRPELVYTNTKSEYDNDDLKVQKLDAPMLLGFRVVGPLHVFAGPSFQYILKTEFADNTIDQIENDFTTGLNIGIGVTIHKLSIDLRYERGFNSNEAQFINNDLNVLQDRIDTRPDQFILSLALFI; this is encoded by the coding sequence ATGAAAACGTTACAGGATTCTTCGAATTTAAAAAAGAGGAACTATGGCAAACCATTCAAGCTTTTGTTTGCCATGTTCCTCTTTTCATGTTTTAGCCATAACGCTCTTGCTCAAGACCTAATTGGTTATGGACTGAAAGGTGGCTTGAATTACAGTACTAATGGCGAATATTTTGAAGCTGCTTCACTGAGTTACAAATCTCCAGACAGAAATATCGGGTTCCATTTTGGGCTCTTCGGAAAAATAGGTGGTCGTTTGTATTTTAGACCGGAATTGGTGTATACCAATACCAAAAGTGAATACGATAACGACGACCTTAAAGTTCAAAAGTTGGACGCCCCTATGCTTTTAGGATTTAGAGTTGTTGGTCCATTGCATGTTTTTGCAGGGCCATCTTTTCAATATATTTTAAAGACTGAATTTGCAGATAACACTATCGACCAGATTGAAAACGACTTTACTACAGGACTCAATATTGGAATTGGAGTAACCATCCATAAATTGAGTATCGATTTAAGGTACGAAAGAGGTTTCAATTCCAACGAAGCCCAATTTATAAATAATGACCTTAATGTGTTGCAAGACCGCATCGATACACGCCCAGATCAATTCATTTTAAGTTTGGCATTGTTTATTTAA